One genomic region from Parerythrobacter aestuarii encodes:
- a CDS encoding M48 family metalloprotease — protein sequence MAYRSKFALLTGAALSVGLTGCMGAGGGSIPSASAPISQSEAQQGAENHPKLLAEFGGAMSGPQAAYVEQVGKNIAVQSGLGNAREDFTVSLVNSPVNNAFAIPGGYIYTTRQLVALMNNEAELAAVLGHEVGHVAARHSQRRQQTAQRNSIAGLLGAVVSSVLLRDSGIGNTLSKAFLQGSQLLTLKFSRSQELQADELGIQYLTQAGYDPQAMSTVLRSLALQNSLDAQLQGRNASIPAWASTHPDPASRVRTASEKAQGLPGSVANRDTFLARIDGILYGDDPEQGVIEGQDFIHPDLRLRFSAPAGFYMVNGTRAVSINGQSGQAKLTLGQYNGDLEAYVRSAFAGLSNQQQISPASIRRTTVNGLPAAYGTARVNNGSSQIDLTVFAYEFAPNQAYHFQAITQADKANVFNSMYQSMRRISAAEAGAVIPRRIDVVTVQRGDSVASLARRMAYDTAQVERFRVLNALGTNDVLQAGQKVKLVVRGR from the coding sequence ATGGCTTACCGCTCAAAATTCGCCCTTTTGACAGGAGCTGCACTGAGCGTCGGTTTGACTGGCTGTATGGGTGCAGGCGGGGGCAGCATTCCCAGCGCATCGGCACCGATCTCCCAAAGCGAAGCACAGCAAGGTGCGGAAAACCACCCCAAGCTGCTGGCGGAGTTCGGCGGCGCGATGAGCGGGCCGCAAGCCGCCTATGTAGAGCAGGTAGGCAAGAACATTGCCGTGCAATCGGGCCTCGGCAATGCGCGCGAGGATTTCACCGTCAGCCTCGTCAACAGTCCGGTCAACAATGCTTTCGCGATTCCGGGCGGCTATATCTACACCACCCGGCAGCTGGTTGCGCTGATGAACAACGAGGCTGAGCTTGCAGCCGTGCTGGGGCACGAGGTCGGCCATGTGGCTGCGCGCCATTCTCAGCGGCGTCAGCAGACAGCGCAGCGCAATTCCATTGCCGGACTGCTCGGGGCGGTCGTCTCGTCCGTCTTGTTGCGGGATTCGGGCATTGGCAACACCCTGTCGAAGGCCTTCCTGCAAGGCTCGCAGCTGCTGACCTTGAAATTCTCGCGCAGCCAGGAACTGCAGGCCGATGAGCTGGGGATCCAATACCTTACCCAGGCTGGATACGATCCGCAGGCCATGAGCACTGTCTTGCGCAGCCTGGCGCTGCAGAACAGTCTCGACGCGCAGCTGCAGGGTCGCAATGCGTCGATCCCGGCCTGGGCATCGACGCATCCCGATCCGGCCAGCCGTGTAAGGACAGCCTCGGAGAAAGCGCAGGGCCTGCCGGGCTCTGTTGCCAACCGTGATACCTTCCTCGCTCGGATCGATGGTATTCTTTACGGCGATGATCCGGAGCAGGGTGTCATCGAGGGGCAGGATTTCATCCATCCCGACCTGCGCCTGCGGTTCAGCGCGCCGGCGGGATTCTATATGGTCAATGGTACGCGCGCTGTTTCGATTAACGGGCAATCCGGACAGGCCAAGCTAACGCTCGGGCAATATAATGGTGATCTAGAGGCCTATGTTCGCAGTGCCTTTGCCGGATTGAGCAACCAGCAACAGATTTCGCCGGCGTCGATCCGGCGAACAACTGTCAACGGCTTGCCGGCGGCCTATGGCACTGCACGGGTCAACAATGGATCCAGCCAAATCGACCTGACCGTGTTTGCCTACGAGTTTGCGCCGAACCAGGCGTATCATTTCCAGGCTATCACGCAGGCCGACAAGGCGAATGTCTTCAATTCGATGTATCAATCGATGCGCAGGATTTCGGCGGCGGAAGCCGGAGCTGTGATCCCCCGCAGGATCGACGTTGTGACGGTCCAACGTGGCGATTCCGTTGCGTCTCTGGCACGGCGGATGGCTTACGATACCGCCCAGGTGGAGCGTTTCCGTGTGCTCAATGCACTTGGAACCAATGATGTCCTGCAGGCTGGCCAGAAGGTAAAGCTCGTGGTGCGTGGTCGCTGA
- a CDS encoding Flp family type IVb pilin, translated as MTFFKNLVKDNEGATAIEYGLIAALIAVAAITAMQGLGNQLTNTFTNVSTTMAV; from the coding sequence ATGACTTTCTTCAAGAACCTCGTGAAGGACAACGAAGGCGCTACCGCTATCGAGTATGGCCTGATCGCTGCTCTGATCGCTGTTGCTGCCATCACTGCCATGCAGGGCCTCGGCAACCAGCTGACCAACACCTTCACCAACGTTTCGACCACGATGGCTGTCTAA
- a CDS encoding Flp family type IVb pilin produces the protein MDDTISKVLADESGATAVEYGLILAMVFLAMVSAVQGVGNETIALWNTISTSSEAAINQSNV, from the coding sequence ATGGACGACACGATCAGCAAGGTTCTTGCCGACGAATCCGGGGCTACTGCCGTCGAGTACGGCCTCATCCTAGCAATGGTCTTCCTCGCCATGGTCAGTGCCGTGCAAGGCGTCGGCAACGAGACGATCGCGCTGTGGAACACCATTTCGACCTCATCCGAAGCAGCAATCAACCAGTCCAACGTCTGA
- a CDS encoding (deoxy)nucleoside triphosphate pyrophosphohydrolase — MAKNLTPLIVVAAALQAADGRWLMHRRPEGKDHAGLWEFPGGKVEPGETPPAALRRELEEETGLLVNELELREIGFAVSEPDHVERQIVILLYTTQSWTGLLEAREGGTFAWHDHTGIDDLPKPPLDVALARQLFEKSG; from the coding sequence ATGGCAAAAAATCTTACACCTTTGATTGTCGTAGCTGCGGCCCTGCAGGCTGCGGACGGCCGCTGGCTCATGCATCGCAGGCCGGAGGGAAAGGACCATGCCGGCCTGTGGGAGTTTCCCGGCGGCAAGGTCGAACCCGGTGAAACGCCGCCGGCGGCGCTGCGAAGAGAACTGGAAGAGGAAACGGGCCTGTTGGTCAACGAGCTGGAACTTCGCGAGATCGGGTTCGCGGTTTCAGAGCCGGATCATGTCGAACGGCAGATTGTCATACTTCTTTACACGACCCAGTCCTGGACGGGGTTGCTCGAGGCGCGGGAGGGCGGCACTTTCGCTTGGCATGATCACACTGGAATCGACGACTTGCCGAAGCCCCCGCTCGATGTCGCTCTTGCCCGGCAGCTGTTCGAAAAATCGGGCTAA
- the folE gene encoding GTP cyclohydrolase I FolE, with product MGCDADHEDDNPLGKPDVPENVQEAIRTLIEWAGDDPTREGVLDTPKRVGRAWLEYCQGYAEDPAIHLSRVFEEVGGYDEIVLLKDIPFQSHCEHHMAPITGKAAIAYLPHKHVVGISKLARVLHGYARRLQIQERLTAEVAQCIWDHLEPKGVAVVIEAQHGCMTGRGVRTPGVGMVTSQMMGTFLEDQRSRKEVLSLMGYG from the coding sequence ATGGGCTGCGATGCAGATCACGAAGACGATAACCCGCTTGGCAAGCCCGATGTGCCCGAAAACGTACAAGAGGCGATCCGCACCTTGATCGAATGGGCTGGTGACGATCCCACACGGGAAGGGGTGCTCGATACGCCTAAGCGGGTGGGGCGGGCCTGGCTCGAGTATTGCCAGGGATATGCAGAAGATCCCGCGATCCACCTCAGCCGCGTGTTCGAGGAAGTGGGCGGCTATGACGAGATTGTGCTGCTCAAGGACATTCCGTTCCAGAGCCATTGCGAACATCACATGGCACCCATTACTGGCAAGGCAGCGATTGCCTACCTGCCGCACAAGCACGTTGTGGGTATCTCCAAACTTGCCCGCGTGCTGCATGGCTATGCTCGCCGGCTGCAAATCCAGGAACGACTGACGGCCGAAGTTGCCCAATGTATATGGGACCATCTCGAGCCCAAGGGTGTTGCCGTGGTCATCGAAGCTCAACACGGCTGTATGACAGGTCGAGGCGTTCGCACTCCTGGTGTAGGCATGGTCACCAGCCAGATGATGGGGACTTTCCTGGAAGACCAGCGTAGCCGCAAGGAAGTACTGAGCCTGATGGGCTACGGCTGA